A genomic window from Camelus ferus isolate YT-003-E chromosome X, BCGSAC_Cfer_1.0, whole genome shotgun sequence includes:
- the LOC102520824 gene encoding amelogenin, X isoform, with protein MGTWILFACLLGTAFAMPLPPHPGHPGYINFSYEVLTPVKWYPNIIRHPYPSYGYEPMGGWLHHQIIPVVSQQTPQNHALQPHHHIPMVPAQQPVVPQQPMMPVPGQHSMSPTQHHQPNFPLPAQQPYQPQPVQPQPHQPMQPQPVHPIQPLPPQPPLPPMFPMQPLPPMLPDLPLEAWPSTDKTKREEVD; from the exons CTACCACCTCATCCTGGGCACCCTGGTTATATCAACTTCAGCTATGAg GTGCTTACCCCTGTGAAATGGTACCCGAACATAATAAGACATCCG TACCCTTCCTATGGTTACGAACCCATGGGTGGATGGCTGCACCACCAAATCATTCCCGTGGTGTCCCAGCAGACTCCCCAGAATCACGCCCTGCAGCCTCATCACCACATCCCCATGGTGCCAGCTCAGCAGCCCGTGGTGCCCCAGCAACCAATGATGCCAGTTCCTGGCCAGCACTCCATGAGTCCAACCCAACACCACCAGCCAAACTTCCCACTGCCCGCCCAGCAGCCCTACCAGCCCCAGCCCGTCCAGCCGCAGCCTCACCAGCCCATGCAGCCCCAGCCCGTGCACCCCATCCAGCCCTTGCCGCCACAGCCACCTCTGCCTCCGATGTTCCCCATGCAGCCTCTGCCTCCCATGCTTCCTGACCTGCCTCTGGAAGCTTGGCCATCAACAGACAAGACCAAGCGGGAGGAAGTG gattaa